The genomic stretch CAAGCTGTGGGAGCCGCTGCTGGCGACCGGGCCGATCGAAGTCGAAGTGTTCGGCGACATGGATGCCGAGGCGACCGTGAAGGCCGTGGGCGAGACGTTCGGCGCGCTCAAGCCGCGCAAGGCTCCGCCCACGCTGACGCCCGAAGCGCCGTTCCCCGCGCATCGCGATACGCCGGTGGTGCGCACCCACACCGGCAAGCCCGACCAGGCGGCGGCAGTGATCGCCTGGCCCACCGGCGGCGGCACCGCGGGCATCGCCGAGAGTCGCAAGCTCGAAGTGCTGGCGGCGGTGTTCCGCGACCGGATGATCGACCAGCTGCGCAGCCAGGCGGGGGTGAGCTATTCGCCCAACGTCGCCAGCCAGTGGCCGACGGGGATGCAGAGCGGCGGCAAGATGATCGCGCTGGGGCTGGTCCCGCCCGACAAGACGGCGTTCTTCTTCGAACTGTCGCGCGCGATTGCCGCCGATCTGGTCGCCAAGCCGATCGACCTCGACGAACTCAACCGCGCGCTGACTCCGCTCAAGCAACAGATCCTCCGCCAGTCGAGCGGCAACATGTTCTGGATGCGGCTGGTCGAAGGCGGCAGCCAGGACCCCGCGATCCTGGCGGCGGTGGATACGCTGGCGATCGACTATACCCGCGTGACGCCGCTGGAGCTGCAGGCGCTGGCGGCGAAATATCTGCGGCCCGACAAGGACTGGACGCTGGCGGTGGTGCCGGAGAAGGACGCGAAATAGGCCTCTTTCCCTCTCCCGTCGGGAGAGGGTTGCGCAGACTTGGTCTTCGCTGAAAGCGAAGGCTTAGTCGGAGCTGGGTGAGGGGATCACCCACTCGAGAGCGCATCCCCTCATCCAAGCTCCGCTAGGCAGCGCGCTGCCAAGCTGCGCTATCCTTCTCCCTCTGGAGAAGGCTAAGAAACAGGGAGGCTTCTTAATCCCCCTCCCGCAAGCGAGTTGCAGGTCGATCAGGCCCCCGGCCTGATCTGAACGACGCGGGGCGTCGTTCACCTGCAACTGGAGCGTTATGGCACCGGCGTTTAAGGCCGGTCTCCCAAGGAACCCCGGATGATCCTGCGCAGCGACGAAATCCTGGACGTGGACGTGCCCGGCGGCGGGGCGATGCGGATGCATCTGTTCCGGCCCGCGATCGAGGGGCGGTTTCCCGGCGTGCTGCTGTTTTCCGAAATCTATCAGGTCACTGCGCCCATCCGGCGGCTGGCGGCGATGATCGCGGGCAATGGCTATATCGTCGCGGTGCCCGAGGTCTATCATGAGTACGAGCCCGCGGGCACGGTTCTGGCCTATGATCCCGCGGGCACCGATCGCGGCAACGCGCTGAAGGTTACCAAGCCGGTCGCGGCTTATGATGCCGATGCGGCGGCGGGGCTGACCGCGCTGGCCGAACATCCGGCGTGTAACGGGCGGCTGGGGACGTTCGGAGTCTGCCTGGGCGGGCATCTGGCCTACCGCGCCGCGCTCGACCCGCGCGTGGCGGCGGCGGCGTGCTTCTACCCGACCGACATCCATTCGAGCACGCTGGGCGAGGGCCGCTGCGACGACAGCATGGCGCGGATGGCCGAGCTGAACGCGGAGATGCTGTTCGTCTGGGGCCGGCAGGACCCGCACATCCCCTTTGCCGGACGCGAAGCGATCCGCGCGCGGCTGGAGGAGACCGGCGTGTCCTATGCCTGGCACGAGATGAACGCCCAGCACGCCTTTCTGCGCGACGAGGGGCCGCGCTATGACCCCGCGCTGTTCCTGGAGGCGATGGCGCTTACGCTGGGGTTTTACCGGCGGGTGTTGGGGTGAGGGGGTTCGATGGCAGCGGCATCGCGGCGCGAAAGGCGGGTTCTGACGAGCGCCGGGTTTCCTTAGTCATGGGGCGGTGCTGGTGAGGCTCGAATCGCCCCACAAGCGGTCTTTCCAATCCTCACCCGCCAGGGGGAGGTGGCAGGCGCAGCCTGACGGTGGGGGCGGAAGCATATCGCCCCGTGTGTGCGTCCTCCCCCTCCGGCGCCTTCGGCGCCACCTCCCCCTGGCGGGTGAGGATTTTCGTAACGACAACTCCCGCCCGATTCTGTTCTCTAATAGGGCAAGGTCTGGCTGCTCGGTCCTGAGCGGATTGGGTGCCTTTGGGTGCCTGCGTTCTCTGCGTGCTCGATATCGGCACTTGATGGGGTCAGCTGGGTGCAACGTGGCTTGGTTGAAAGCGCAGTCGGTCGACGGGTCGGCCGCATGCTACAGAATCGGCGCCATCATTTGCTCCCTCCCTCGGGCGTTGCTCCCGCTCGGGAGCTCGGTGCGGCCTCCTGTCTCTTGGTCGGCGGAGATTAGGCCGGTCGGAAGTCGGTGCCGTGTCGGAGCATGGAGTGCATGATGATGGCGAGGCGTCGGGCGAGCGCGATCCGCGCCTTGCGCATGGTCGAGCGCCTGGCGATGGCGAGCGCCCAGTCCTTCAGCTTCAGATCGCCCTTGTAGCGGGTGAGCATGACGTTGGCCGACTCATAGAGCAGGGTTCGAACGCGTCGGTCGCCAACTTTGGAGATCCCGCCGACATAGTCGATCTCGCCCGACTGGTAGCGCCGCGGCACCAGTCCGAGATAGGCACCGAGATCACGCGAGCGGCGGAAGCGGCCCGGATCGTCGATGGCGGCGGTGAACGCCAGCGCGGTCAGTTGCCCAACGCCAGGGATGGTCATCAGCCGGCGGCACGCATCGGACGCGCGAACCAGCTTCTTCATGTCGGCGTCGATGGCCGCGATCGCGCCGAGTACGGCATGGCGTGCCGCCACGAGCCCTCGCATGGCGCCTGACAGGCCCGCAATGCCTTCGCTCATGGCGATCACCTGGTCTACGAACGCGGGGCTGAGGCCACGCGGCAACCGGACGCCGAACACGACCGCGAGGCCACGGATCTGGTTCTCGAGCGTGACGCGCTGGCCGACCAGCTTCTTGCGCGCGATGATCAGCGCGCGCACCGCATGTGCCGGTAGCGACTTCACGTGCACGGGCTTAAAGAAGCCCGTCCTCGCCAACTGAGCCAGCCCACGCGCATCATTGCGGTCAGTCTTGTGTGTCGCCAGCGTCTTCAGCGCCTGATATGCCTGCCGGCTCTCGACGCAGACAACCGGCACGCCCAGTTCGGCCAAGCCATGGTAGAGCATCGGTGCCATGCGGCCCGTCTCGAACACCACACGCGTACACGCCGGGGCCTTGGCCAGGGCCGCCGAGATCGCCTCCGCTGATGACGACGCCGTCACCTCGTGTATCACCGTGCCGTCACGATCAAGGACGCAGATGTGCGTCTTCTCCAGCGACACGTCCAAGCCAGCATAGTAATCCATGGTCGTTCTCCTCTTCTACATCGGAGCCGATCCTATCGGTCTCCATCGAAGAGCAGCCAGACCATTACCCAATGTTGAAAAACTCCGTAAGCGGCCGACCCACAGCGATGTTAGGCAACATGAGTTCGTGAACGCTGCCGAAAGAGGCGTTAAACTGCAAATGGCAGCCATCTATAGCATCGATATTTCAGCACCAAGTCCTGTGATCGGCCGACGAGGAGTTTTTCAACACTATCGCCCGATTGCCGCCAGTCTGGAATGGTGCGAACCTTCCTCGTTACCGGCAACGGTTGCCAATTTCGGAGCGCAGGCTTGTGAGTACACCAGTTCCAATTCTGAACGACGAAGAGCAGGAGCATCCTGTTCCGTCAGTATGGAGAAGTAAGCTTCGGGACATCGCGGAGGCGCTCAAAGATGGCAACTTCAACCTACTTGGCCTCGCCGATGTCGATCAGCTGGACGATACCACGGCGGCTGGAATTGTTCAAAATATCAATGACTATGGCTGCACACTGACCTCGCTCCCAGACGCTAGTTGGGAAACCTCGGTCTGCCAGTGGCAACTCGAATATTGGGAAGTGCTGGTAGACTTATTCACCGTCGAGGAGGGATGTAGTGACCTGGTTTTGCATGTTCACGTTTTCGAGCGAGTTGGCGGTTTCGATTTCAAAGTGCACTTCGTTTATGTGCCATAGCGCGGGCCAACGTCGCATTTGGCAATGACCGCTTTCCACCACTTCCCGCCGCCGCC from Sphingomonas hengshuiensis encodes the following:
- a CDS encoding DUF7668 domain-containing protein translates to MSTPVPILNDEEQEHPVPSVWRSKLRDIAEALKDGNFNLLGLADVDQLDDTTAAGIVQNINDYGCTLTSLPDASWETSVCQWQLEYWEVLVDLFTVEEGCSDLVLHVHVFERVGGFDFKVHFVYVP
- a CDS encoding dienelactone hydrolase family protein, producing MILRSDEILDVDVPGGGAMRMHLFRPAIEGRFPGVLLFSEIYQVTAPIRRLAAMIAGNGYIVAVPEVYHEYEPAGTVLAYDPAGTDRGNALKVTKPVAAYDADAAAGLTALAEHPACNGRLGTFGVCLGGHLAYRAALDPRVAAAACFYPTDIHSSTLGEGRCDDSMARMAELNAEMLFVWGRQDPHIPFAGREAIRARLEETGVSYAWHEMNAQHAFLRDEGPRYDPALFLEAMALTLGFYRRVLG
- a CDS encoding IS110 family RNA-guided transposase; translated protein: MDYYAGLDVSLEKTHICVLDRDGTVIHEVTASSSAEAISAALAKAPACTRVVFETGRMAPMLYHGLAELGVPVVCVESRQAYQALKTLATHKTDRNDARGLAQLARTGFFKPVHVKSLPAHAVRALIIARKKLVGQRVTLENQIRGLAVVFGVRLPRGLSPAFVDQVIAMSEGIAGLSGAMRGLVAARHAVLGAIAAIDADMKKLVRASDACRRLMTIPGVGQLTALAFTAAIDDPGRFRRSRDLGAYLGLVPRRYQSGEIDYVGGISKVGDRRVRTLLYESANVMLTRYKGDLKLKDWALAIARRSTMRKARIALARRLAIIMHSMLRHGTDFRPA